In Uranotaenia lowii strain MFRU-FL chromosome 2, ASM2978415v1, whole genome shotgun sequence, one genomic interval encodes:
- the LOC129742408 gene encoding uncharacterized protein LOC129742408, with protein sequence MVGKEPDPPDDRGSLPAWMANSENDGILRILLLRVVSEDEDKRPALPHNPFIISRSVETIVGYANRHLVSAAREANGSRYVLRTKSPEVYSKLRKMTHLLDAEKTHVEVVDHPTLSFTKGVVYEPDTKNMNEEDLLEELSRDGVAAVKRITTKDKLTGATKNTPLLILTFKGTKRPTHILFGMLRINVRAYYPSVLQCRGCAAYGHTRKHCSSEAVCLQCSQNHTIDDDQDCPNPAHCYHCKGAHSPISKSCPVFRKEEAVVRIKIDRGVTYREAREEVEKTNTQNSYSSQVQTRLNQHSDKDREILLLRQELDKLRSQLKDFSQLKSQLEALQTLHQAALKTNQELESTQATSRPINVRPEAPPKIRLSRKDSAKKSSINNLNDTQPTKQQENQNTANSCRYPSRSMSRKRIMQTSPPKKYDKASKKNYQENPIEDTCMLSSDGQPSDDDDFDD encoded by the coding sequence ATGGTAGGCAAGGAGCCTGACCCACCTGATGATAGAGGATCACTTCCAGCATGGATGGCCAACAGCGAGAATGACGGGATCCTACGCATACTACTTCTGCGAGTTGTATCTGAAGACGAGGACAAACGACCAGCTCTCCCACATAATCCATTTATTATTTCACGATCTGTTGAAACAATTGTCGGATACGCGAACCGGCATTTAGTTTCTGCTGCTAGAGAAGCCAATGGTAGCCGGTATGTCTTGCGAACGAAGTCACCTGAAGTCTACTCCAAGTTACGCAAAATGACTCACTTATTAGATGCTGAAAAAACTCACGTTGAAGTAGTGGACCACCCAACTCTCAGTTTCACAAAAGGGGTTGTGTATGAACCTgacacaaaaaatatgaatgaagaaGACCTTTTGGAAGAGTTGAGTCGAGACGGCGTTGCAGCTGTTAAAAGGATTACTACAAAGGACAAGCTAACTGGTGCTACAAAAAACACCCCTCTCCTCATTTTGACGTTCAAGGGAACAAAAAGACCAACGCACATATTATTTGGAATGCTACGAATCAATGTTCGCGCTTATTACCCGTCTGTGCTACAGTGCCGCGGCTGTGCTGCCTACGGTCACACACGTAAGCATTGTTCGAGCGAAGCGGTGTGTTTACAGTGTTCACAAAATCACACAATCGACGATGACCAGGACTGTCCGAACCCAGCTCACTGCTACCATTGCAAAGGAGCCCACTCGCCGATCAGCAAGAGCTGTCCGGTCTTCCGGAAGGAGGAAGCAGTGGTTCGAATCAAGATCGACAGAGGTGTGACATACCGCGAAGCCCGCGAAGAGGTCGAAAAAACTAATACCCAAAACTCGTACTCCAGCCAAGTCCAAACCCGCCTAAATCAACACTCTGACAAAGACCGAGAAATTCTGTTGCTTCGCCAAGAACTTGACAAGCTCCGAAGTCAGTTAAAAGACTTTTCCCAGTTAAAATCTCAGCTAGAAGCCCTGCAGACATTGCATCAAGCAGCACTCAAAACGAATCAAGAACTGGAAAGTACTCAAGCAACTTCAAGGCCAATCAATGTTAGGCCGGAAGCACCCCCTAAGATTCGATTATCTAGGAAGgattcagcaaaaaaaagctCTATAAACAATCTAAATGATACACAACCTACGAAacaacaagaaaatcaaaatactgCAAACTCTTGTAGATATCCAAGTCGCAGCATGAGCAGAAAACGGATCATGCAAACATCACCTCCAAAAAAATACGACAAAGCTTCCAAGAAAAACTACCAAGAAAATCCGATCGAAGACACTTGTATGTTGAGCTCTGACGGACAGCCTTCGGATGACGATGACTTTGATGACTGA